Genomic segment of Streptomyces sp. NA02950:
AGCTCCCTGACGGCAGGCCACACGGGAAGAATCCCTCATGGCCCCACTGGCTTGTGAGCGGGCCACCGACGTACGGCAGATCAGACTCGACGCCGACGGCGTCATCCTGTTCGCCCGGCTGAGTGGGCCCCTCCAAGCGCCGCCCCGAACCGTCGTCGTGGCACTGCACGACGGCGGCATGAACGCTGGTTCCCTCGACGACCCTGCCCGCCCACAGCTGTGGCTGTTGTCACTGGGAGCCGCCCTCGGGCTCACCGTGCTCGCCGCGCACCGGCCCGGTTACCGGGTAGCCGCCCGGCTGTCGGCCGGCCTGAGGGTGACTGAGCAGGCCGGGCTCCTGCGAGTGGCCTTGGACGACTTCGGCGCCCGATACGCGCACCCGCCGCAGCAGCTCACCAGCTGGATATGTCGGGATGCGGGTATACCTAGGCGATCACCCCGGTCAGGTGTCCAAGGCGCTGGAGCGCGACGGGTGCCCGAGGAGCTGGGGCCCACTGCGCCTCTACCCGCCCGGGACGTTTGGCGCCGGCTGCGGGCTCGTCGAGCCCATGCCTCGACGCCGAACGCGCGGAGCTGACCCGGTGGCCCGGGCTCTTTCCGGTCCACCGCGCCCGGCGTCGAGGCGAGTGTCAGGCACCTGGATGATGGTCGTAGCCCAGGACCGGCTCGTCCTCTCCTTGACGGGTGAGCCCGGTCTGGCCCTGGGGTCAGCGCGCCCAGTTTCCGCCGTTTGGCGTTCAGCGGTGCCGTGCATCACCACTCGGAACGGGCGCCCGTCGAGCCGTACCGATGTCGTGTCGGCCGCGGTTTCTGGGCTGCTTGAGATCGCGGCAGGCGGGTCGCCCCGCTGCCCGGCCGCGGTCGTCCTGCTGGCGGCGACCGGACGCGCGACCGTCTGTATCGGCCAGACCACCAACCACCGCGTCCAGTTGGGCACGGATCCGGGCTACCGGGGCCGCGTTGGGGCGGTGATCACGGGATGGATCATCACACACGACGGCGTGCGGACGGGCCGGTGCCCCTGGCGGCCCCGTCTCCCTGCTCGCAGCTCTGGCCGGCAGGTACCCAGGATCCTCACGGGCTGGGTGTCACCGGAGAATTCCATCCGGCGGAACCGGAACCGCCGTCACTAGGTCTTCCCTCCGCTTCAGGCCGAGCTTCCGGTAGATCTTCGTGAGGTGCTGCTCGACCGTGCTCACCGTGATGCAGAGCCGGGCCGCCACCTCCCGGTTGCTGTGCCCGATGCCCGCCAGCCAGGCCACCCGCCGTTCGGCGGAGCTGAGCAGGCTGGCGGTTTTGGCCGGGGGCTCGGCCGATGCGTCGGGGTCCTGCCGGAGAGCGCTCGGCGCCTCGTTGGACGATATGGCCCTCAGGAGCGGTTCGAACCTGGCGAACCTGGCCATGCTCCAGGCCCGGCGCATGAGCACGCGGGCCGCCTTTGCATGGCCGAGAGCGTACTGAGTACGCCCCAACTCGCACAGATTGGTGGCAAGTTCGATGCGATACACGGAGCCTTCCAGCAGACCGACCGCGTCACGCAGGAGATCCGCCCGGCGCTCGACCGGACGGGTGAGCGCGAGCACCCGCAGGGCTATCGCCTTCGCCCAGACGCCGCCAGACGTGGCGACCACATCTCGCGCGGCACGTATCGCTTCCTCCTTCCGATCCAGGAGGAGATACGCGTAGGCGGCCTGGGCCCGCCAGGGGCAGGTGGCCACGGAAGGAATCACCAGGCGCTTCTCGATCTCACCGCATGCAAGAAAATCCCCCAGCGCGGAGTAGGGCATTCCGACGGCGATCCGATAGACCCCGCGAGAATGCACGTACAGGCGGCCGAACTCTGATTCGAAGAACTCTGCGGGCATGGGCCTGCGGAGCGTCGACTCCCCTTCCTCGAACTTGCCCTGTTGGACCTGGGAAAGGATCAGGACACTCAACGGAAGACCCACGTAGATCCCCCAGCTGGCAGACTGGACGAGCGCGCTGCGAGCCTCCCTCTCCGCCTTGGCCGGATGGCCGCGGGTCTGCGCGTTGACCGCCTGCAGGCAGTGAAGGATCATGCGCCGGAACGGGCTCATGCGCGCGCAGTCGTCGTCTGCCAAGCCGTCGACGCATGGTATGTCCGGCAGCGCGAGGCAGACGTGGTGCAGCAGCCTCGGCGTGAAGCACCCGATGTCCATGGGCCAGTTCACCCACTCGGGGTCCAGGAAGTAGGAGCGGATCATCTGCTCGCTCGGTATGAACTCCGCTGACGTTCTGTCCCTGGCGGTGTCGACCACGGCCGCCGTCTCATCGCACCGCCACGGGACAGCGGGTGCGGTAGTGTGCTCCGGCCCGACCAGGGAGGGATTCGGTGCCATCGCCTGCTGGAGCGCCGCTTCCGGGCCTTCCAGCAGGCTGCGGGCCCCGCCCAGTACCGCACGGTCCGAGTCGCTCAGGAGGCCCAGGATGTAGTTGGCCTCCGCCTGGCGCCCAACCCAGGTGAGCATCGCGGAGACCGATAAGGATCCACAGCCGGACAGCCGCCCCCGACGCGCGTGAACGACCAGTTCGGGGAGGTGGCTCAAGGCCGCGTGGGCGTTTACCCGCCACTTCGCGCGGGCTGCTTCCAGCAAGGCTTCCGCTTGTTCGCCAGGTTCGCCCAGGGATATCCGCGCCAGCTCGAGACAGCCCACCGCCTCGTGCCACTCACCCTCGGCCTGTGCGTGCCGCGCGGCCTCCCGCAGCACTGCCATCTCCCACGCCTCCGTCGCGACTCCGGCGGCGACAATGCATTCGGCCACCTCGCGTGCGGAAGCGCCTCGTTGGTGTAACAGCCGCGCCGCCGACCGGTGGAACACCCCGCGCTCCTTGAAAGCGGGGTCCTCCAGAATTGCGGCACGGATAGCCGGGTGCCTGAACTCACCCCCTGAGGTCAGCCCGATATTCTTGAGCAGCTCAACGGCATCGGCTGTCCCGGTCGGCTCGACCCTGCTCAGGGCGCTGAACAGGGTGACCGGCACGCCACCGCCCAGGACCGCCATGGCTCGAGCAACCCGTTCGAGATTGGCCACATGGCTGTTGCAGAGCATCAGCCGAACTGCCTCCCGGAGACCCGTTCCTCGGTACGGCACCTGCTCCGGCGAATGCTTGCGCTCTGGCAGCATCTTCATGTCGTAGGCGACGGCCGCCAGCAGCCGCGCGTTCCCCCCGGTCAGCTCCATGACTCCTTTCATGTAGGCCGCCGTGGGGCGGCTCCCCGTCGCCTGCCGGATCAACTTGGTCGCTTCGCATGACGTGAAATGCGACAGCTCGAGCGACAGCAGAGAGGAGTTCTTCATGAGGTCAAATCGGAAGTCCCGAAGCTGCCGCGACGTGGTGGCGTAGCAGCCGGAGATAACCAGTAAGACAGGAAGCCGCCGCAGTCGGTACAGCAGAGACCGGAGCACCCACAGTGAGGGTGAGTCAGCGAGGTACACATCGTCCACGATGAGGGCCATGGGAGACGTTCCGTCGAACAGCCGGAGCGATTCCTCGATCAGTGCGTACATCCTGGACGCCAGAGACTGGCACGGCCCGCATAGCCGTGCCACCTCGACGTCACAGCAGTGCGCGGTCTCCAGCGGACCTTCCGCGTCCGCGTTCCGCACGATCTCATCGTCGCCGAACAGCTGCTTGACCAGTCCCAGTGGTACATTCCGCTCCGTCGGTACTCCGGTGGCTTCCCGAACCGCCACTCCGACGGCACGCGCCTCCCGTGCGAACCGTTCGAGCAGAAAAGTCTTCCCCACCCCGGGCGCACCATGGATCACTGCCACCCGGCCACCGTCCCCGAGTGAAGTCCGCGTGCATTCCCAAAGGGTGGATGTCACTTCCTTCTGGCTGACCACCGACATACTCCGGCCTCTCCGCCAAGCCGATCAATCCGGACGTTCTGCCCAGGGCCCTTGACGCATGCCGCCGACAAACAAGGGGGTTAAGGACTCCAAGGCTGCGAGTTACAAGATCAGATAGTCCTCAGCTCCACGTAGGACAGCATCTGACGCAAAGGAAAGGGGCAGTGGCCCGCCGCCCCCCAGTGGTCGCGTCGGCGCCCCGCTCGTCGGCTGAACGCGCCAGGGGCGCCCGACATGGTGCTTGCCGGGCGCCTCTGGACCTCAGTCGTGCGATGTCAGTCCTCGGCCGACGCAGAGGGCAATGTGGACTGGATGAGGTCCATGACGGTGGAGTCGGTAAGCGTCGTGACATCGCCCAGTTCCCGTTTCTCCGCCACATCCCGCAGCAGACGGCGCATGATCTTCCCTGACCGGGTCTTGGGCAGCTCCGCGACCGTCAGGATGCGCTTCGGCTTGGCGATCGGGCCCAGTGTCCGGGCGACGTGGTCGCGCAACTCGCCGATCAGCTCGTCCCCGTCGTCCTCGGCGTTGTTGCGCAGGATGACGAAGGTCACGATGGCCTGCCCGGTCGTGGCGTCGGTCGCGCCCACCACGGCCGCCTCGGCCACCTTCGGATGCGAGACCAGCGCGGACTCGACCTCGGCGGTGGAGATGTTGTGGCCGGAGACCAGCATGACGTCGTCGACCCGGCCCAGCAGCCAGATGTCGCCGTCGTCGTCCTTCTTCGCCCCGTCCCCGGCGAAGTACTGCCCGGGGAAGCGTGACCAGTAGGTGTCCAGGAACCGCTGGTCGTCACCCCAGACGGTGCGGAGCATCGACGGCCAGGGCTCGGTCAGGACCAGGTAGCCGCCAGCTCCGTCCGGCACCTCGCGGGC
This window contains:
- a CDS encoding LuxR family transcriptional regulator, encoding MVSQKEVTSTLWECTRTSLGDGGRVAVIHGAPGVGKTFLLERFAREARAVGVAVREATGVPTERNVPLGLVKQLFGDDEIVRNADAEGPLETAHCCDVEVARLCGPCQSLASRMYALIEESLRLFDGTSPMALIVDDVYLADSPSLWVLRSLLYRLRRLPVLLVISGCYATTSRQLRDFRFDLMKNSSLLSLELSHFTSCEATKLIRQATGSRPTAAYMKGVMELTGGNARLLAAVAYDMKMLPERKHSPEQVPYRGTGLREAVRLMLCNSHVANLERVARAMAVLGGGVPVTLFSALSRVEPTGTADAVELLKNIGLTSGGEFRHPAIRAAILEDPAFKERGVFHRSAARLLHQRGASAREVAECIVAAGVATEAWEMAVLREAARHAQAEGEWHEAVGCLELARISLGEPGEQAEALLEAARAKWRVNAHAALSHLPELVVHARRGRLSGCGSLSVSAMLTWVGRQAEANYILGLLSDSDRAVLGGARSLLEGPEAALQQAMAPNPSLVGPEHTTAPAVPWRCDETAAVVDTARDRTSAEFIPSEQMIRSYFLDPEWVNWPMDIGCFTPRLLHHVCLALPDIPCVDGLADDDCARMSPFRRMILHCLQAVNAQTRGHPAKAEREARSALVQSASWGIYVGLPLSVLILSQVQQGKFEEGESTLRRPMPAEFFESEFGRLYVHSRGVYRIAVGMPYSALGDFLACGEIEKRLVIPSVATCPWRAQAAYAYLLLDRKEEAIRAARDVVATSGGVWAKAIALRVLALTRPVERRADLLRDAVGLLEGSVYRIELATNLCELGRTQYALGHAKAARVLMRRAWSMARFARFEPLLRAISSNEAPSALRQDPDASAEPPAKTASLLSSAERRVAWLAGIGHSNREVAARLCITVSTVEQHLTKIYRKLGLKRREDLVTAVPVPPDGILR